One region of Suncus etruscus isolate mSunEtr1 chromosome 5, mSunEtr1.pri.cur, whole genome shotgun sequence genomic DNA includes:
- the RAB14 gene encoding ras-related protein Rab-14 has translation MATAPYNYSYIFKYIIIGDMGVGKSCLLHQFTEKKFMADCPHTIGVEFGTRIIEVSGQKIKLQIWDTAGQERFRAVTRSYYRGAAGALMVYDITRRSTYNHLSSWLTDARNLTNPNTVIILIGNKADLEAQRDVTYEEAKQFAEENGLLFLEASAKTGENVEDAFLEAAKKIYQNIQDGSLDLNAAESGVQHKPSAPQGGRLTSEPQPQREGCGC, from the exons gGGACATGGGAGTAGGAAAATCTTGCTTGCTTCAtcaatttacagaaaaaaaat ttatggctgattgtcctcaTACAATTGGTGTTGAATTTGGAACAAGAATAATCGAAGTTAGTGGTCAGAAAATCAAACTTCAGATTTGGGATACAGCAGGCCAGGAGAGGTTCCGGGCTGTCACACGAAGCTACTACAGAGGAGCTGCCGGAGCACTTATGGTGTATGATATCACTAG AAGAAGTACTTACAACCACTTAAGCAGCTGGTTGACAGATGCCAGGAATCTCACCAACCCAAATACT GTAATAATTCTCATAGGAAATAAAGCCGATTTGGAGGCACAGAGAGATGTTACATATGAAGAAGCCAAACAGTTTGCTGAAGAAAACG gcttatTGTTCCTTGAAGCAAGTGCAAAAAC GGGAGAGAATGTGGAAGACGCTTTCCTGGAGGCTGCCAAGAAAATCTACCAGAACATTCAGGACGGGAGTCTGGACCTGAATGCTGCCGAGTCTGGCGTACAACATAAACCTTCAGCTCCGCAGGGAGGCCGGCTAACCAGCGAACCCCAACCCCAGAGAGAAGGCTGCGGCTGCTAG